The following are encoded in a window of Lacinutrix sp. WUR7 genomic DNA:
- the eno gene encoding phosphopyruvate hydratase: MSIIINIHARQILDSRGNPTVEVDVITENGFMGRAAVPSGASTGEHEAVELRDGGKAFMGKGVTKAVNNVNTIIAEELLGVSVFEQNEIDQIMIDLDGTPNKSKLGANAILGVSLAAAKAAANELALPLYRYVGGVSANTLPVPMMNIINGGSHSDAPIAFQEFMIMPVKAKNFTHAMQMGTEIFHNLKKVLHDRGLSTAVGDEGGFAPNLEGGTEDALETIAKAVDNAGYKLGDDVMIALDCAAAEFFVDGKYDYTKFEGDKGKVRTSKEQADYLAELAAKYPIISIEDGMDENDWDGWKYLTEKIGDKVQLVGDDLFVTNVERLSRGIDNDIANSILIKVNQIGTLTETIAAVNMAHNAGYTSVMSHRSGETEDTTIADLAVALNCGQIKTGSASRSDRMAKYNQLLRIEEELGTVAYYPQLKAFKIK, encoded by the coding sequence ATGAGCATTATAATTAATATTCACGCAAGACAAATTTTAGATTCAAGAGGAAATCCAACAGTAGAAGTTGATGTTATTACCGAAAACGGATTTATGGGAAGAGCTGCAGTACCATCTGGAGCTTCAACAGGAGAACACGAAGCTGTAGAGTTACGTGATGGAGGAAAAGCATTTATGGGTAAAGGAGTTACCAAAGCCGTAAATAATGTGAATACTATAATTGCAGAAGAGTTATTAGGTGTTTCTGTTTTTGAACAAAATGAAATCGATCAAATTATGATTGATTTAGATGGTACGCCAAACAAATCAAAATTAGGAGCAAACGCAATTTTAGGTGTTTCTTTAGCTGCTGCTAAAGCTGCTGCAAATGAGTTAGCTTTACCTTTATACAGATACGTTGGTGGAGTTTCTGCGAATACGCTTCCTGTGCCAATGATGAATATTATTAATGGAGGTTCTCATAGTGATGCACCAATTGCATTTCAAGAATTTATGATAATGCCTGTAAAAGCTAAAAACTTTACACATGCCATGCAAATGGGGACGGAGATTTTTCACAACTTAAAAAAGGTATTACACGATAGGGGTTTAAGCACAGCTGTAGGAGATGAAGGTGGTTTTGCACCAAACTTAGAAGGAGGAACAGAAGATGCTTTAGAAACAATTGCAAAAGCAGTAGACAATGCTGGATATAAATTAGGGGATGATGTAATGATTGCTTTAGATTGTGCTGCTGCTGAATTTTTTGTAGACGGAAAATACGATTACACAAAATTTGAAGGAGATAAAGGAAAAGTAAGAACAAGTAAAGAACAAGCAGATTACTTAGCAGAATTAGCAGCTAAATACCCAATTATTTCTATTGAAGATGGAATGGACGAAAACGATTGGGATGGTTGGAAATACTTAACGGAAAAAATAGGAGATAAAGTACAGTTAGTTGGTGACGATTTATTTGTAACCAATGTAGAGCGTTTATCTCGAGGAATTGATAATGATATTGCAAACTCTATTTTAATTAAAGTAAACCAAATTGGTACTTTAACCGAAACGATTGCCGCTGTTAATATGGCACATAATGCAGGATATACTTCTGTAATGTCACATAGATCTGGTGAAACTGAAGATACTACCATTGCTGATTTAGCAGTAGCTTTAAACTGTGGTCAAATTAAAACAGGATCTGCTTCTCGTAGTGATAGAATGGCAAAATACAACCAATTACTTCGTATAGAAGAAGAATTAGGAACAGTGGCTTACTATCCTCAATTGAAAGCGTTTAAAATAAAATAA
- the carA gene encoding glutamine-hydrolyzing carbamoyl-phosphate synthase small subunit has product MKYQSLRKALILLADGTIFHGKAVANKEGTAFGEVCFNTGMTGYQEIFTDPSYFGQLMVTTNAHIGNYGTKEDEVESDGVKISGLICKNFSYDYSRDAADASLETFLEKNNLLAISDVDTRALVSYIRDNGAMNAVITTDVENVEALKKQLAKIPNMQGLELASKVSTKEPYFYGDENASLKIAALDIGIKKNILRNLAKRDAYIKVFPYNAKFEELKAWNPDGYFLSNGPGDPEPLVEAQQVAKEIIKRDLPLFGICLGHQVIALANGVSTYKMHNGHRGINHPVKNLITGKGEITSQNHGFAVNREETEAHPDLEITHVHLNDDTVAGIKMKSKNCFSVQYHPEASPGPHDSSYLFDEFIKNIKSN; this is encoded by the coding sequence ATGAAATACCAATCTCTTAGAAAAGCGCTTATTCTATTAGCAGATGGAACCATTTTTCATGGTAAAGCAGTTGCTAATAAAGAAGGTACTGCCTTTGGCGAAGTATGCTTCAATACTGGAATGACAGGCTATCAAGAAATTTTTACAGACCCTTCTTACTTTGGGCAACTTATGGTGACTACCAATGCACATATTGGTAACTATGGTACCAAAGAAGATGAAGTAGAATCAGATGGAGTTAAAATATCTGGTCTTATTTGTAAGAATTTTAGCTATGATTATTCCCGTGATGCTGCAGACGCTTCCTTAGAAACGTTTTTAGAAAAAAACAACCTTTTAGCAATATCGGATGTAGATACAAGAGCACTTGTAAGCTATATTAGAGATAATGGAGCTATGAATGCTGTAATAACTACAGATGTCGAAAATGTGGAAGCACTTAAAAAGCAACTTGCAAAAATTCCAAACATGCAAGGTTTAGAGTTAGCTTCAAAAGTTTCGACTAAAGAGCCTTATTTCTATGGCGATGAAAATGCTTCCTTAAAAATTGCTGCTTTAGATATAGGAATTAAAAAGAATATCCTTCGTAATTTAGCAAAAAGAGATGCTTACATAAAAGTATTTCCATATAATGCAAAATTCGAAGAATTGAAAGCATGGAATCCAGATGGATATTTCTTATCTAATGGGCCTGGAGATCCAGAACCATTAGTAGAAGCACAACAAGTTGCAAAAGAAATTATCAAAAGAGATTTACCTCTATTTGGTATCTGTTTAGGGCATCAAGTAATTGCATTAGCAAATGGAGTATCCACGTATAAAATGCATAATGGTCATAGAGGGATTAATCATCCTGTAAAAAATTTAATTACAGGAAAAGGTGAAATTACTTCCCAAAATCATGGATTTGCTGTGAATAGAGAGGAAACAGAAGCACATCCAGATCTGGAAATAACACATGTGCATTTAAATGATGATACCGTAGCAGGAATTAAAATGAAAAGTAAAAACTGTTTTTCAGTACAATATCATCCAGAAGCAAGCCCTGGACCACATGATTCATCTTACTTATTTGATGAATTCATTAAAAATATTAAAAGTAATTAA
- the rplQ gene encoding 50S ribosomal protein L17, with amino-acid sequence MRHGKKVNHLGRQTAHRKAMLANMACSLIEHKRINTTVAKAKALKGFVEPMITKSKEDTTHNRRIVMSRLRQKEAVTELFREVATKVGDRPGGYTRIIKLGNRLGDNADMAMIELVDYNEIYNADKKAKKTTRRSRRGGNKTVPPAVDSKATSEEEE; translated from the coding sequence ATGAGACACGGAAAAAAAGTAAATCACTTAGGTAGACAAACTGCTCACAGAAAAGCAATGTTAGCTAATATGGCTTGTTCTTTAATAGAACACAAACGTATTAACACAACTGTTGCTAAAGCTAAAGCATTAAAAGGTTTTGTTGAACCAATGATTACAAAATCTAAGGAAGATACTACACATAACAGACGTATTGTTATGTCTAGATTAAGACAAAAAGAAGCAGTTACAGAACTTTTTAGAGAAGTAGCTACTAAAGTTGGTGATCGTCCTGGAGGTTATACTCGTATTATCAAACTTGGAAACAGACTTGGTGATAACGCTGATATGGCAATGATTGAACTTGTAGATTACAATGAAATCTATAATGCTGATAAAAAAGCGAAGAAAACTACACGTAGAAGTAGAAGAGGTGGTAACAAAACTGTTCCTCCTGCTGTAGATTCTAAAGCGACTAGCGAAGAAGAAGAATAG
- a CDS encoding DNA-directed RNA polymerase subunit alpha: protein MAVFNFQKPDKVIMIDSTDFEGKFEFRPLEPGYGLTVGNALRRVLLSSLEGFAITSVRMEGVDHEFSTIAGVVEDVTEMILNLKQMRFKRQIEDVDNESVSISISGQEQITAGDFQKFISGFQVLNSELVICNLDPKVNINMEITIEKGRGYVPAEENKKSSAPIGTIFTDSIYTPIKNVKYSIENFRVEQKTDYEKLVFEIQTDGSITPQDALTEGAKTLIHHFMLFSDERITLEADEIAQTETYDEESLHMRQLLKTKLVDMDLSVRALNCLKAAEVDTLGDLVSFNKNDLMKFRNFGKKSLTELEELVNVKGLNFGMDLSKYKLDKD from the coding sequence ATGGCAGTATTTAATTTTCAAAAACCAGACAAAGTAATCATGATAGATTCTACTGATTTCGAAGGTAAATTCGAATTCAGACCACTAGAACCTGGTTATGGTTTAACCGTTGGAAACGCTTTAAGAAGAGTATTACTTTCTTCTTTAGAAGGATTTGCAATCACATCTGTTAGAATGGAAGGTGTAGATCATGAGTTTTCTACTATCGCAGGAGTTGTTGAAGATGTAACAGAAATGATATTAAACTTAAAACAAATGCGTTTTAAGCGTCAAATTGAAGATGTAGACAACGAATCTGTTTCTATCTCTATTTCTGGTCAAGAACAAATTACAGCTGGTGATTTTCAAAAATTTATTTCAGGATTCCAAGTATTAAATTCAGAATTAGTAATCTGTAATTTAGATCCTAAAGTAAATATCAACATGGAAATTACAATTGAAAAAGGAAGAGGTTATGTTCCTGCTGAAGAAAATAAAAAGTCTTCTGCACCAATAGGTACAATCTTTACTGATTCAATTTACACACCAATAAAAAATGTTAAGTATAGTATTGAGAATTTTCGTGTAGAACAAAAGACAGATTACGAAAAATTAGTTTTCGAAATCCAAACAGATGGTTCTATTACTCCTCAAGATGCATTAACAGAAGGAGCAAAAACTTTAATTCACCACTTCATGTTATTCTCAGATGAGCGTATTACATTAGAAGCGGATGAAATTGCACAAACAGAAACTTATGATGAAGAATCTCTTCACATGAGACAACTACTAAAAACTAAATTAGTAGATATGGACTTATCTGTACGTGCTCTTAATTGTTTAAAAGCTGCAGAAGTGGATACATTAGGAGACTTAGTTTCTTTTAATAAAAATGACTTAATGAAATTCCGTAACTTCGGTAAAAAATCATTAACAGAGCTTGAAGAGCTTGTAAATGTTAAAGGTTTGAACTTTGGTATGGACCTTTCAAAATATAAACTAGATAAAGATTAA
- the rpsD gene encoding 30S ribosomal protein S4 has product MARYTGPKTKIARKFGEAIFGEDKSFEKRNYPPGQHGNARRRGKKSEYAIQLMEKQKAKYTYGILERQFRGLFKKATAAQGITGEVLLQLCESRLDNVVFRMGIAPTRSGARQLVSHRHITVNGGLVNIPSYSLKAGDVVAVREKSKSLEAIDRSLSNSSNVYEWITWNNDTKQGTYVSVPARLQIPENINEQFIVELYSK; this is encoded by the coding sequence ATGGCAAGATATACTGGTCCTAAAACTAAAATAGCACGTAAATTTGGCGAAGCTATATTTGGAGAAGATAAATCTTTTGAAAAAAGAAATTACCCTCCAGGACAACACGGAAACGCTAGACGTCGTGGAAAAAAATCTGAATACGCAATCCAATTAATGGAAAAACAAAAAGCTAAATATACTTATGGTATTTTAGAGCGTCAATTTAGAGGTTTATTCAAAAAAGCAACAGCTGCACAAGGTATTACAGGTGAAGTTTTATTACAACTTTGCGAGTCTAGATTAGACAACGTAGTATTCAGAATGGGAATTGCTCCTACAAGAAGTGGAGCTAGACAATTAGTATCTCACAGACATATTACTGTAAATGGTGGATTAGTAAACATTCCTTCATATTCTTTAAAAGCTGGAGATGTTGTTGCTGTTAGAGAAAAATCAAAATCACTTGAAGCTATTGATAGATCTTTATCAAACTCAAGTAATGTATACGAATGGATTACATGGAACAATGATACCAAGCAAGGAACTTATGTTTCTGTACCTGCTAGACTTCAAATTCCAGAAAACATCAACGAGCAATTCATCGTAGAATTATATTCTAAATAA
- the rpsK gene encoding 30S ribosomal protein S11: protein MAKSSTKKRKVIVDAVGEVHITASFNNIIISLTNKKGDVISWSSAGKMGFRGSKKNTPYAAQLAAEDAAGVAKEAGLKKVKAYVKGPGNGRESAIRSIHNLGIEVTEIIDVTPLPHNGCRPPKRRRV from the coding sequence ATGGCAAAGTCAAGTACTAAAAAACGTAAAGTTATAGTAGATGCTGTTGGAGAAGTTCACATTACGGCTTCTTTTAATAACATCATTATTTCACTTACCAACAAAAAAGGAGACGTGATTTCATGGTCTTCAGCTGGTAAAATGGGATTCAGAGGTTCTAAAAAGAATACTCCTTATGCTGCTCAACTAGCTGCAGAAGATGCTGCAGGTGTAGCAAAAGAAGCAGGTTTAAAGAAAGTGAAAGCTTATGTTAAAGGACCAGGAAATGGTAGAGAATCTGCTATTCGTTCTATCCACAATTTAGGAATAGAAGTAACAGAAATTATTGATGTTACTCCATTACCTCATAATGGATGTCGTCCTCCAAAACGTAGAAGAGTATAA
- the rpsM gene encoding 30S ribosomal protein S13 — MARIAGVDIPKQKRGVISLTYIYGVGRSRSKEILASAKVDESIKVQDWDDDQIAAIRDAVGTFTIEGELRSETQLNIKRLMDIGCYRGIRHRSGLPLRGQRTKNNSRTRKGRRKTVANKKKATK, encoded by the coding sequence ATGGCAAGAATTGCAGGTGTAGACATACCAAAACAGAAAAGAGGAGTAATATCTCTAACTTATATCTACGGAGTAGGTAGAAGCAGATCAAAAGAAATTTTAGCTTCAGCTAAAGTTGACGAAAGTATTAAAGTTCAAGATTGGGACGATGACCAAATAGCAGCCATTCGTGATGCTGTTGGAACGTTCACAATTGAAGGTGAATTACGTTCTGAAACACAATTAAACATTAAGCGATTAATGGATATTGGATGTTACAGAGGTATTCGTCATAGATCTGGTCTTCCATTAAGAGGACAACGTACTAAGAACAACTCTAGAACTAGAAAAGGTAGAAGAAAAACTGTTGCTAACAAGAAGAAGGCAACTAAATAA
- the ykgO gene encoding type B 50S ribosomal protein L36 yields the protein MKVRASVKKRSADCKIVRRKGRLYVINKKNPRFKQRQG from the coding sequence ATGAAAGTAAGAGCATCAGTTAAAAAAAGAAGCGCAGATTGCAAAATAGTGCGTAGAAAGGGTAGACTTTACGTGATTAACAAAAAGAATCCTAGATTCAAACAAAGACAAGGATAA
- the infA gene encoding translation initiation factor IF-1: MAKQAAIEQDGTIIEALSNAMFRVELENGHIVTAHISGKMRMHYIKLLPGDKVKLEMSPYDLTKARITYRY; the protein is encoded by the coding sequence ATGGCAAAACAAGCAGCAATAGAACAAGACGGAACAATTATAGAAGCATTATCAAATGCGATGTTTCGTGTAGAATTAGAAAACGGTCACATTGTGACAGCTCACATCTCAGGTAAAATGCGTATGCATTATATTAAATTATTACCAGGAGATAAAGTGAAATTAGAAATGAGTCCTTATGATTTAACTAAGGCTCGTATAACTTATAGATACTAA
- the secY gene encoding preprotein translocase subunit SecY translates to MKFIETLKNVWKIEELRNRIILTLGLLLVYRFGAQVVLPGIDASQLEGIQGNTEDGLLGLLNAFTGGAFANASVFALGIMPYISASIVVQLMGIAIPYLQKLQKEGASGQKKITQITRWLTIGICLVQAPGYLASLPALGIPQSAFLLGQGGLFYFSSVIILVTGCVFAMWLGEKITDKGIGNGISLLIMVGIIATLPKNFLLNASSRLEGNNVMLILFELVIWLAIIAACIMLVMAVRKIAVQYARRTASGGYEKNVFGGARQFIPLKLNASGVMPIIFAQAIMFVPGLIGSSSFLKDTASGQWMQTNFSDMFGFWYNLIFALLIIIFTYFYTAITVPTNKMADDLKRSGGFIPGIRPGSETSEYLDKIMSQITLPGSIFLALIAIFPAFIVKLMNVQSGWALFFGGTSLLIMVGVAIDTMQQVNSYLLNRHYDGLMKTGKNRKAVA, encoded by the coding sequence ATGAAATTTATAGAGACATTAAAAAATGTTTGGAAAATTGAAGAACTAAGAAACCGAATAATTTTAACATTAGGTTTACTTTTAGTATATCGTTTCGGAGCACAAGTAGTACTTCCAGGTATTGATGCTTCACAATTAGAAGGTATACAAGGTAATACAGAAGATGGTTTATTAGGTTTATTAAATGCATTTACAGGTGGAGCATTTGCTAACGCATCTGTTTTTGCTCTTGGTATCATGCCTTACATTTCTGCTTCTATTGTAGTTCAGTTGATGGGAATAGCAATTCCTTATTTACAAAAACTGCAAAAAGAAGGAGCAAGTGGACAAAAGAAAATCACGCAAATAACAAGATGGTTAACTATTGGAATATGTTTGGTGCAGGCACCAGGATATTTAGCAAGTTTACCAGCATTAGGTATTCCGCAATCAGCCTTTTTATTAGGTCAAGGAGGTTTATTCTATTTCTCTTCTGTTATTATTTTAGTAACAGGTTGTGTTTTTGCAATGTGGTTAGGTGAGAAGATTACAGATAAAGGTATTGGTAATGGTATATCATTATTAATTATGGTTGGTATTATTGCAACTTTACCTAAAAACTTCTTATTAAATGCATCTTCAAGATTAGAGGGAAATAACGTCATGTTAATTCTTTTTGAATTAGTAATTTGGTTAGCAATTATTGCAGCATGTATCATGTTAGTAATGGCGGTTAGAAAAATTGCAGTTCAATATGCTAGAAGAACAGCATCTGGAGGATATGAGAAAAATGTATTTGGTGGAGCAAGACAATTTATTCCATTAAAACTTAATGCCTCAGGAGTTATGCCAATTATATTTGCACAAGCTATTATGTTTGTACCAGGTTTAATAGGTAGCTCTTCTTTCTTAAAAGATACTGCATCTGGACAATGGATGCAAACTAACTTTTCAGATATGTTTGGGTTTTGGTACAATTTAATATTTGCTTTATTAATTATTATATTTACATATTTTTATACAGCAATTACAGTACCTACAAATAAAATGGCAGATGATTTAAAACGTAGCGGAGGATTTATTCCTGGTATACGTCCTGGATCTGAAACATCAGAGTATTTAGATAAGATAATGTCTCAAATTACATTACCTGGTTCTATATTCTTAGCGCTTATAGCAATATTTCCAGCATTTATTGTTAAGTTAATGAATGTACAATCTGGTTGGGCTTTATTTTTTGGAGGTACTTCTCTATTAATTATGGTGGGTGTAGCAATAGACACTATGCAACAAGTAAATTCTTACTTGTTAAATAGACACTATGATGGCTTGATGAAGACTGGTAAAAATAGAAAAGCAGTAGCTTAA
- the rplO gene encoding 50S ribosomal protein L15: MDLSNLKPAEGSVKNQGKRIGRGQGSGKGGTATRGHKGAKSRSGYSKKVGFEGGQMPIQRRVPKFGFTNINRKEYQGVNLDKLQQLIDDKVIKDTLDLDTMITLRLAGKNELVKILGRGELKSKLTVTAHKFTATAKAAIEAAGGEAVTL, translated from the coding sequence ATGGATTTAAGTAATTTAAAACCTGCAGAAGGTTCAGTAAAAAATCAAGGTAAACGTATAGGACGTGGACAAGGTTCTGGGAAAGGTGGTACTGCTACACGTGGTCACAAAGGAGCAAAATCTCGTTCTGGTTACTCTAAGAAAGTTGGTTTTGAAGGAGGTCAAATGCCTATTCAACGTCGTGTACCTAAATTTGGTTTTACTAATATTAACCGTAAAGAATATCAAGGTGTAAATCTTGATAAACTACAACAGTTAATTGATGACAAAGTAATTAAAGATACTCTTGATTTAGATACAATGATAACGTTACGTTTAGCTGGCAAAAATGAGCTAGTTAAAATTTTAGGACGTGGTGAATTAAAATCTAAATTAACAGTAACAGCTCATAAATTTACAGCAACTGCAAAAGCAGCTATCGAAGCAGCTGGAGGAGAAGCAGTAACTTTATAA
- the rpmD gene encoding 50S ribosomal protein L30 produces MAKIKVKKVKSAINRTQRQKRTLLALGLKKIGQVVEHDATPNILGMVAKVSHLVSVEEAK; encoded by the coding sequence ATGGCAAAGATAAAAGTTAAAAAAGTAAAGAGTGCAATCAATCGTACACAAAGACAAAAGAGAACATTATTGGCTCTTGGACTTAAAAAGATTGGTCAAGTAGTAGAGCACGATGCCACACCAAATATCCTTGGTATGGTTGCTAAAGTTTCACATTTAGTTTCTGTTGAAGAAGCAAAATAA
- the rpsE gene encoding 30S ribosomal protein S5 codes for MYQKYKSAELVKPSGLDLKDRLVGVQRVTKVTKGGRAFGFSAIVVVGDEAGVVGHGLGKSKDVASAIAKAVEDAKKNLVRIPLIKSTLPHEQKGKFGGARVNIIPAAPGTGVIAGGAVRTVLEAVGVHDVLSKSQGSSNPHNVVKATFDALLQLRDARTIARDRGVSLEKVFKG; via the coding sequence ATGTATCAAAAATACAAAAGCGCAGAGCTAGTTAAACCAAGTGGATTAGATCTTAAAGATCGTTTAGTTGGTGTACAAAGAGTTACAAAAGTAACTAAAGGTGGTAGAGCATTTGGTTTTTCAGCAATCGTAGTGGTTGGTGATGAAGCAGGTGTAGTAGGACACGGTTTAGGAAAATCTAAAGACGTTGCTAGTGCAATTGCAAAAGCAGTAGAAGACGCAAAGAAAAATCTAGTACGTATTCCTTTAATAAAAAGTACATTACCACATGAACAAAAAGGAAAATTTGGTGGAGCAAGAGTAAACATCATTCCTGCAGCTCCTGGTACAGGAGTAATTGCTGGTGGAGCTGTAAGAACAGTTCTTGAGGCAGTTGGAGTACACGATGTTTTATCAAAATCTCAAGGTTCATCAAACCCTCATAACGTAGTAAAAGCAACTTTTGATGCTTTATTACAATTAAGAGATGCAAGAACAATTGCTCGTGATAGAGGAGTTTCTCTTGAAAAAGTTTTTAAAGGATAA
- the rplR gene encoding 50S ribosomal protein L18 has translation MALSKFERRIRIKNRIRKTVSGTGSRPRLSVFRSNKEIYAQIVDDVTGNTISAASSRDKDISSAKGNKTEIATLVGKAVAERAIKAGINTISFDRGGYIYHGRVKSLADGAREAGLKF, from the coding sequence ATGGCACTATCAAAATTCGAAAGAAGAATAAGAATAAAAAACAGAATCCGTAAGACTGTATCAGGTACAGGATCTAGACCGAGATTATCTGTTTTTAGAAGTAATAAAGAAATTTATGCTCAAATAGTTGATGATGTAACTGGTAATACTATCAGTGCTGCATCTTCAAGAGATAAAGACATTAGTTCTGCTAAAGGGAATAAAACAGAAATAGCTACATTAGTAGGTAAGGCTGTTGCCGAAAGAGCAATAAAAGCTGGTATAAATACAATCTCTTTTGATAGAGGTGGATATATATATCATGGTAGAGTAAAATCATTAGCTGATGGAGCTAGAGAAGCAGGACTTAAATTCTAA
- the rplF gene encoding 50S ribosomal protein L6, whose translation MSRIGNNPVAIPEGVTVDIKDNVVTVKGKLGELTQNFDTIDIKVEDGNVLVTRSSDSKDQKAKHGLYRSLMNNMIEGVSKGWTKNLELVGVGYRASNQGQKLDLALGFSHNIVLDIAPEVKIETVSDKGKNPIIKLTSFDKQLVGQVAAKIRGFRRPEPYKGKGVKFVGEVLRRKAGKSA comes from the coding sequence ATGTCAAGAATAGGAAATAATCCAGTAGCCATTCCAGAAGGCGTAACAGTAGACATTAAAGATAATGTTGTTACTGTAAAAGGTAAATTAGGAGAATTAACACAAAACTTTGATACCATTGATATCAAAGTTGAAGATGGTAACGTTTTAGTTACTCGTTCTTCAGACTCTAAAGATCAAAAAGCCAAACATGGTTTATATAGATCATTAATGAATAACATGATTGAAGGTGTATCTAAAGGATGGACTAAAAATCTAGAGTTAGTAGGTGTAGGATATAGAGCATCAAACCAAGGGCAAAAATTAGATTTAGCTTTAGGTTTTTCGCATAACATAGTATTGGATATTGCTCCAGAAGTCAAAATTGAAACAGTTTCAGACAAAGGAAAAAATCCAATTATAAAATTAACATCTTTCGACAAACAATTAGTTGGTCAAGTAGCTGCAAAAATACGTGGCTTCCGTAGACCAGAACCTTACAAAGGAAAAGGTGTGAAGTTTGTTGGAGAAGTACTAAGAAGAAAAGCAGGTAAATCAGCTTAA
- the rpsH gene encoding 30S ribosomal protein S8, with protein MYTDPIADYLTRVRNAVRANHRVVEIPASNLKKEITKILFDQGYILSYKFDDSSVQGTIKIALKYNKETKEPVIKKIQRISKPGLRKYASSKELPRILNGLGIAIVSTSHGVMTGKQATRDNVGGEVLCYVY; from the coding sequence ATGTACACAGATCCAATAGCGGATTATTTAACTAGAGTTAGAAATGCTGTAAGAGCAAACCACAGAGTGGTAGAAATTCCTGCATCTAACTTGAAAAAAGAAATCACTAAAATATTATTCGATCAGGGATATATTTTAAGCTACAAGTTTGATGATTCTTCAGTACAAGGGACAATTAAGATTGCCCTTAAGTACAATAAAGAAACAAAAGAACCTGTAATCAAGAAAATTCAAAGAATCAGTAAACCAGGTTTACGTAAGTATGCAAGTTCAAAAGAACTGCCTAGAATCTTAAACGGTCTTGGTATTGCCATCGTTTCTACTTCTCATGGAGTAATGACAGGTAAACAAGCAACAAGAGATAATGTAGGTGGTGAAGTACTTTGCTACGTTTACTAA
- the rpsN gene encoding 30S ribosomal protein S14, whose translation MAKESMKAREVKRANTVAKYAEKRKALKEAGDYEALQKLPKNASPVRMHNRCKLTGRPKGYMRTFGISRVTFREMANQGLIPGVRKASW comes from the coding sequence ATGGCTAAAGAATCAATGAAAGCCCGCGAGGTGAAAAGAGCAAATACAGTAGCAAAGTATGCTGAGAAACGTAAAGCTTTAAAAGAAGCTGGAGATTACGAAGCATTACAAAAGTTACCTAAGAACGCTTCGCCAGTGCGTATGCATAATAGATGTAAATTAACAGGAAGACCAAAAGGTTACATGCGTACCTTTGGAATTTCTCGTGTTACATTTAGAGAAATGGCAAATCAAGGGTTAATCCCAGGCGTTAGAAAAGCAAGTTGGTAA